The Neobacillus sp. PS3-34 genome has a window encoding:
- a CDS encoding glycosyltransferase, with amino-acid sequence MKKQLLFVTQYLHTGGIEKSLLTLLSDINYDEYDVDLLLFDHSGVLFKFIPPQVNIQPPLFETFSTSLLYAAPELIRKGKFRLLTVKILAASLSKFSKGIGTGIRWKVYRHILKSPKKHYDVAISYIDFFCNYYVTELVSANKKIVYNHMDYAYSQGKGCACPKLERKSFSKCNYIVTVAESSKKSLESHFPEFSKKIHVIHNRISPTTVHSLSNDQEVIKDIQHIKNFKIVTVARLVEEKGVFLALKACQMLIYRGYEISWIFIGNGPLMEELRIKSKDMGIEKNFILLGEKENPYPYMQICDIYVQPSKTEAHCVAVEEAIALACPIIVTDIPAFNDQIQHEDTGFIVKANVEGIVEGICKLINSKQLREKLSTNLMNLSGRNHEELEKFNRLISS; translated from the coding sequence CTAACTCTTCTTTCTGATATAAATTATGATGAATACGATGTTGATCTGCTTTTATTTGATCATAGCGGGGTTCTTTTTAAATTTATCCCCCCTCAAGTTAATATTCAGCCTCCTTTATTTGAAACATTTTCAACCTCTTTGTTATATGCAGCCCCAGAACTTATAAGAAAGGGAAAGTTTCGATTATTGACTGTGAAAATCTTAGCCGCCAGTTTATCAAAGTTTTCTAAAGGGATTGGTACCGGAATTAGATGGAAGGTTTATAGACATATACTCAAAAGTCCCAAAAAACATTACGATGTTGCCATTAGTTATATTGATTTCTTTTGTAATTATTATGTTACAGAATTGGTTAGTGCAAATAAAAAAATTGTTTATAACCATATGGATTATGCATACAGTCAAGGCAAAGGGTGCGCTTGCCCTAAACTTGAGAGAAAAAGCTTTTCTAAATGTAATTATATTGTAACTGTAGCTGAGTCATCTAAAAAATCTTTAGAATCTCACTTCCCGGAATTTTCAAAAAAAATACATGTTATTCACAATAGGATTTCGCCAACTACCGTTCATTCTTTATCAAATGATCAAGAAGTGATAAAAGATATTCAACACATTAAAAATTTTAAAATAGTAACTGTCGCCAGACTCGTGGAGGAAAAGGGTGTATTTCTTGCCTTAAAGGCATGTCAAATGCTCATTTATCGGGGGTATGAAATAAGTTGGATATTTATAGGGAATGGACCTTTAATGGAAGAGCTGAGAATTAAATCAAAAGATATGGGAATTGAAAAAAACTTCATTCTTCTAGGAGAAAAGGAAAATCCATATCCATATATGCAAATATGTGATATATATGTCCAACCTTCAAAAACTGAAGCCCATTGCGTTGCAGTAGAAGAAGCGATTGCTCTCGCATGTCCCATTATTGTCACAGATATTCCTGCATTTAACGATCAAATTCAACATGAAGATACGGGATTTATTGTTAAGGCAAATGTAGAAGGAATAGTAGAAGGAATATGCAAATTAATTAATTCAAAACAGCTTCGTGAAAAATTATCAACTAATTTAATGAATCTAAGTGGAAGAAATCATGAAGAGTTAGAAAAATTCAATCGACTAATTTCCTCTTAA
- the galE gene encoding UDP-glucose 4-epimerase GalE, giving the protein MSVLVTGGAGYIGSHTVVELLNTGNDVIVVDNFSNSNPESLFRISEITGKDFKVYNLSILDREGLEKIFLDNNIQAVIHFAGLKAVGESVEQPLKYYINNISGTLILCEVMQKYEVKKLVFSSSATVYGLPKALPISEDFPLNATNPYGRSKLIVEEILEDLFNSDKEWSISILRYFNPIGAHESGKIGEDPIGVPNNLLPFITKVAAGELKELKVFGGDYPTKDGTGVRDYIHVVDLAMGHIKALEKILFTKGVHIYNLGTGSGYSVLQIIASFEKTCGKTIPYTIGERRPGDVSACYANPLKAKSELNWSTMRGIEEMCADSWRWQLNSKKDYKKIKTIFAEMENPYLLKSKRDFLL; this is encoded by the coding sequence TTGTCGGTTTTAGTAACAGGCGGTGCAGGTTATATTGGCAGCCATACGGTAGTAGAGCTATTAAATACAGGTAATGATGTAATTGTTGTAGATAATTTCTCCAATAGTAATCCAGAATCATTATTTAGAATAAGTGAAATTACTGGAAAAGATTTCAAGGTTTATAATCTGAGTATTCTTGATAGAGAAGGGCTTGAAAAAATATTTCTCGATAACAATATTCAGGCTGTTATTCACTTTGCAGGTTTAAAAGCAGTGGGTGAATCTGTGGAACAACCTCTGAAATATTACATCAATAATATTTCAGGTACCCTTATACTCTGCGAAGTCATGCAAAAATACGAGGTTAAAAAACTGGTATTTAGTTCCTCAGCCACTGTTTATGGATTGCCTAAAGCACTGCCAATTTCAGAAGATTTTCCACTCAATGCTACAAATCCATACGGGCGTTCAAAACTTATCGTTGAGGAAATTCTTGAAGACCTTTTTAATTCAGATAAAGAATGGAGCATTTCTATATTGCGGTATTTTAATCCAATTGGAGCTCATGAAAGCGGCAAAATTGGTGAAGATCCTATAGGGGTACCCAACAATTTGCTCCCATTTATAACTAAAGTAGCTGCAGGAGAATTAAAAGAATTAAAGGTCTTTGGAGGAGACTATCCAACAAAAGACGGTACAGGAGTTAGAGACTATATCCATGTTGTGGATTTAGCTATGGGGCATATAAAGGCGCTTGAAAAAATTTTATTTACTAAAGGAGTCCATATATACAATTTAGGAACCGGTAGTGGATACAGTGTTTTACAAATAATTGCATCCTTTGAAAAAACTTGTGGCAAAACTATTCCCTATACAATTGGCGAACGAAGACCCGGAGATGTTTCAGCTTGTTATGCAAATCCGCTAAAGGCCAAATCTGAACTTAATTGGTCCACAATGAGAGGAATTGAAGAAATGTGCGCTGATTCATGGCGATGGCAACTCAATAGCAAAAAAGATTATAAGAAAATAAAAACTATATTTGCAGAAATGGAAAATCCCTATTTACTGAAAAGTAAGAGGGATTTTTTGTTGTAG
- a CDS encoding glycosyltransferase — translation MNPRISIIVPVYNVEPYLHKCVNSILSQTFSDFELILIDDGSPDKCLAICDEYAKQDSRVRVVHKENGGLSSARNAGIEIAKGSYIGFVDSDDYIHERMYELLYEKAILYSSDIVVCDYLKVNENEIFDTKNITKEPILSHFTNIETLQYFYSNNGGKHTANEKSAKWIVVWNKLYKRELFEKYKFTEGRIYEDEFIAHKIIYNCTKITFVSINLYFYLQRQNSIVGSPFNVKKFDRVYALKDRMEFFREINKKDLLDKASRHFIDVFFWYYYLGKSNLPHINNDLRLLKKTLHKNLFLLIRNPLISRKQKLAITAFVINPFIYELFFRGKKVIEKYLRN, via the coding sequence ATGAATCCCAGAATAAGTATAATTGTACCTGTCTATAATGTTGAGCCATATTTGCATAAATGTGTTAATTCAATCTTATCTCAAACATTTTCTGATTTTGAATTAATACTCATTGATGATGGCTCTCCAGATAAATGTTTGGCAATCTGTGATGAATATGCCAAACAAGATAGCAGAGTAAGAGTGGTGCATAAAGAAAATGGTGGGTTATCTTCTGCAAGAAATGCAGGCATTGAAATAGCTAAAGGGAGCTATATAGGTTTTGTGGATAGTGATGACTATATTCATGAGAGAATGTATGAACTATTATATGAAAAAGCCATTTTGTATTCTTCAGATATAGTTGTCTGTGATTATTTAAAAGTAAATGAAAATGAAATATTTGACACTAAAAATATAACAAAAGAACCAATATTGAGTCACTTCACCAATATTGAAACCTTACAATATTTTTATTCTAATAATGGTGGTAAACATACTGCCAATGAGAAAAGCGCAAAGTGGATAGTAGTTTGGAACAAGTTATATAAACGTGAACTTTTTGAAAAGTATAAGTTCACTGAGGGAAGAATTTATGAAGATGAATTTATTGCTCATAAAATTATTTATAATTGTACAAAAATAACCTTTGTTTCAATAAATTTATATTTTTATCTTCAGAGACAAAATAGCATAGTCGGATCTCCGTTTAATGTGAAAAAATTTGATAGAGTCTACGCTTTAAAAGATAGAATGGAATTTTTCAGGGAAATAAATAAAAAGGATTTACTTGATAAGGCATCAAGACATTTTATAGATGTGTTTTTTTGGTATTATTATTTGGGTAAATCCAATTTACCCCATATCAATAATGATTTAAGATTGCTAAAAAAAACATTGCATAAGAACTTATTTTTATTAATTAGAAATCCATTGATTAGCCGGAAACAAAAGCTTGCAATAACAGCGTTCGTTATAAACCCGTTTATTTATGAGTTATTTTTTAGAGGAAAAAAGGTAATTGAAAAATATTTAAGAAATTAA
- a CDS encoding sugar transferase — protein MKRIFDLFISITLLMGLFPIIIVVAILVRVKLGAPIIFKQLRPGLHEKPFYIYKFRTMTDERDSNGKLLPDHMRLKSFGRWLRKFSIDELMQLVNVVKGDLSFVGPRPLLMDYLPLYSVEQSQRHNVRPGITGWAQVNGRNSISWEEKFNLDIWYVNNQSFFLDVKILFLTCTKVIKSEGIQHGDQITMPLFTGTTKRTKDL, from the coding sequence ATGAAGAGGATTTTTGACTTGTTTATTTCCATTACATTATTAATGGGTTTATTTCCCATTATTATTGTTGTCGCAATTTTAGTAAGAGTCAAATTAGGCGCTCCAATTATTTTTAAGCAATTACGGCCGGGTTTACATGAAAAACCTTTTTACATTTATAAATTTCGAACAATGACTGATGAACGTGACAGCAACGGGAAACTTTTGCCTGATCATATGAGATTAAAGTCCTTTGGCAGATGGCTAAGAAAATTTAGTATCGATGAATTAATGCAATTGGTGAATGTTGTAAAAGGAGATTTAAGCTTTGTTGGACCAAGACCGCTTTTAATGGATTATCTTCCTCTATATTCCGTTGAACAATCGCAGCGTCATAATGTTAGGCCAGGAATTACTGGGTGGGCACAAGTGAATGGAAGAAACTCGATTTCATGGGAAGAAAAATTTAATTTAGATATTTGGTATGTTAACAATCAAAGTTTTTTTCTTGATGTGAAGATTTTATTTCTTACTTGCACAAAAGTTATTAAATCAGAAGGAATACAACATGGAGACCAAATTACTATGCCGCTTTTCACAGGAACTACTAAAAGAACAAAGGATTTATGA
- a CDS encoding helix-turn-helix transcriptional regulator, producing MIGNNIYEIRKKRGYTLSQLADRANVSKSYLSNIERNINQNPSIQIIEKLADVLGVELITLLKTEKSSTFDQLPKSDWLEFIDDLKHSGIEKEQILEYKTLIEFIKWKNNNTGVKK from the coding sequence ATGATAGGTAATAATATTTATGAAATTCGGAAGAAAAGGGGATACACTTTATCCCAACTAGCCGATCGGGCAAATGTTTCGAAGTCATATTTAAGTAACATTGAGCGAAATATCAATCAAAACCCATCCATTCAGATTATTGAAAAGTTAGCGGATGTTTTAGGAGTAGAGTTAATAACTTTGTTGAAAACAGAGAAAAGTTCTACCTTCGACCAATTACCTAAGAGTGATTGGCTTGAGTTTATTGATGATTTAAAGCATTCTGGTATTGAAAAAGAACAAATACTCGAATATAAAACCTTAATTGAGTTTATTAAATGGAAAAATAATAATACAGGAGTAAAGAAATAA
- a CDS encoding glycosyltransferase encodes MKPIISIIVPVYNVEQFIEECIDSILEQNFPNFEVLLVNDGSTDKSGEICEQYALVDTRVKVIHKDYEGVSSARNTGIIMAQGDYIGFVDGDDRIEKNMYEELYKLCIESRSDISICKLGREINGVLINNTKEELILEMNNLEAMSQLFKGELFRFSLCNKLFKRTCFENVVFPVGRIHEDLSTTYKLFANSTKTIFKNFIGYIYVKRENSILTAAFNEKRLDAFTGWNEILLFMNKKYLQLYNEILACFVFWCVDNIFYILHQVNSKTDRNIYLEKIRKMVRRNYKDIIKNGELSLNYKYIITLFYFNFRLLIVSNNIKNFIGNKK; translated from the coding sequence ATGAAACCAATAATAAGTATTATTGTACCTGTCTATAATGTTGAGCAATTTATAGAGGAATGTATTGATAGTATTCTTGAACAAAATTTTCCTAACTTTGAAGTTCTTCTAGTTAATGATGGATCAACAGATAAAAGTGGAGAAATATGTGAACAATATGCCCTCGTGGATACCAGAGTAAAAGTAATACACAAAGATTATGAGGGAGTTAGTTCCGCCAGGAATACTGGAATTATAATGGCACAGGGGGATTATATAGGTTTTGTAGATGGTGATGACCGTATTGAAAAAAACATGTATGAAGAATTATATAAGCTATGTATAGAAAGTAGAAGTGATATTTCTATTTGTAAATTAGGAAGGGAAATTAACGGCGTCTTGATAAATAACACAAAAGAAGAATTAATCTTAGAAATGAATAATCTTGAAGCAATGAGTCAGCTTTTTAAGGGAGAATTATTCCGGTTTTCCTTATGCAATAAACTTTTTAAAAGGACCTGCTTTGAGAATGTAGTTTTTCCTGTCGGTCGTATACATGAAGATTTGTCCACCACCTACAAACTTTTTGCTAATTCAACAAAGACTATTTTTAAAAACTTCATTGGATATATCTATGTAAAGCGGGAAAACAGCATTTTAACAGCTGCTTTCAATGAAAAAAGATTGGATGCCTTTACAGGCTGGAATGAGATATTACTTTTTATGAATAAAAAATATCTTCAGCTTTATAATGAAATATTAGCTTGTTTTGTTTTTTGGTGTGTCGATAATATTTTTTATATATTGCATCAAGTGAACAGCAAGACAGATAGAAATATTTACTTGGAAAAAATAAGGAAAATGGTGAGGCGGAATTATAAAGATATTATTAAAAATGGAGAATTATCATTAAATTATAAGTATATTATCACTCTATTTTATTTTAATTTCAGATTGTTAATTGTTTCTAATAATATAAAGAATTTTATTGGAAATAAAAAATAA
- a CDS encoding adenylyltransferase/cytidyltransferase family protein, which translates to MKRFKIGYTTGVFDLFHVGHLNILRRAKEQCEFLIVGVSTDELVMKYKNKLPVIGHSDRMTILEGIKYVDKVVPQINRDKFAAWNYLNFDVMFVGDDWKGSPMFTEVEKKFFEVGVELVFLPYTKGVSSTVLRDNVMIN; encoded by the coding sequence ATGAAACGATTTAAGATAGGATATACAACTGGAGTGTTTGATTTATTTCATGTTGGTCATCTTAATATTTTAAGAAGAGCAAAGGAACAATGTGAATTTCTAATTGTTGGTGTCAGTACAGATGAATTGGTAATGAAATATAAAAATAAGCTGCCAGTGATTGGTCACAGTGACAGAATGACTATACTTGAGGGAATCAAATATGTGGATAAAGTGGTTCCACAAATAAATAGAGATAAATTTGCTGCCTGGAATTATTTGAATTTTGACGTTATGTTTGTTGGTGACGACTGGAAAGGAAGCCCAATGTTTACTGAAGTAGAAAAGAAGTTCTTTGAGGTGGGCGTTGAATTAGTTTTCCTACCTTACACCAAAGGAGTTTCATCAACGGTTCTTAGAGACAATGTCATGATTAATTAG
- a CDS encoding glycosyltransferase, with amino-acid sequence MGQKVSVIVPIYKVEKYLSRCVDTIRNQTHRNLEIILVNDGSPDNCGTIADEFANHDERIKVVHKENGGLSDARNLGMQKATGEFIVFVDSDDWLESTMIEKMIEASVKFKADIVQSAFYYAYDEYLLFDKRFSDKESSPLILDNKKIMSELVINEKVKNFAWGKLYKAEMVKDIPFQKGVLFEDVFWAHKVMHRVNTYVILNHPLYFYYQRNDSIVSTYSIKNLDIIKGLKERQLFIEEYYEELSHESYKVLLKNMLIHYNLLLINRNKDKGGLYKKDLKIYVKNNYQKFKNSVKNDNTLKRQLFWFSIHPYLNVLYLVFIKVLRDLKIGPKSIGLEKIILQSNRG; translated from the coding sequence ATGGGACAAAAGGTTAGTGTTATTGTTCCAATTTATAAAGTTGAAAAATATTTAAGCAGATGTGTTGATACGATCAGAAATCAAACTCACCGTAACTTGGAGATAATATTAGTTAACGATGGATCCCCTGATAACTGTGGAACGATTGCAGATGAATTTGCTAATCACGATGAACGTATTAAAGTGGTGCATAAAGAAAATGGCGGATTATCCGATGCAAGGAATTTGGGTATGCAGAAAGCTACGGGTGAATTTATAGTCTTTGTTGATAGTGACGATTGGTTGGAATCCACTATGATAGAAAAAATGATTGAAGCAAGTGTAAAGTTCAAAGCAGATATTGTTCAATCTGCTTTTTATTATGCATATGATGAATATTTACTATTTGATAAAAGGTTCTCTGACAAAGAAAGTTCACCACTTATTCTTGATAATAAAAAAATAATGTCAGAGTTAGTAATAAATGAAAAAGTTAAGAATTTCGCATGGGGAAAGCTTTATAAAGCTGAGATGGTTAAAGATATTCCATTTCAAAAGGGCGTTTTGTTTGAAGATGTTTTTTGGGCACATAAAGTTATGCACCGTGTAAATACGTATGTAATACTGAATCATCCTTTGTATTTCTATTATCAGAGGAACGACAGTATTGTTTCTACATACTCCATTAAAAATCTGGATATAATAAAAGGTTTAAAGGAACGACAGTTGTTTATCGAGGAATATTATGAAGAACTATCACATGAATCGTATAAGGTTTTGTTAAAAAACATGCTTATTCATTATAACTTGCTTTTAATAAATAGAAACAAGGATAAAGGTGGATTATATAAGAAAGATTTAAAGATATATGTTAAGAATAATTACCAGAAATTTAAAAATTCTGTAAAAAACGACAATACGTTAAAAAGGCAGCTATTCTGGTTTTCAATTCATCCGTATTTAAATGTACTGTACCTTGTCTTCATTAAAGTGTTACGAGATTTAAAGATAGGACCGAAATCCATTGGCTTGGAGAAAATCATACTGCAAAGCAATAGGGGATAA
- a CDS encoding CDP-glycerol glycerophosphotransferase family protein — MGRIMIKGKASPAHKEKFFLWINAVIKAIKKHISLIFIFSFNCLPLKNNKIFMFSYYGSQYGCNPKYITEHLLMNCPKNKYDIVWAFNDPDSKNERTNIRKVKTMSLRYFYELCTSKVIITNFRTTELFKKRKDQFYIQTWHSSLRLKQIEKDAEKALPKDYLKMAREDSKKIDLIISGCKYSTRIFKKSFWYNGEILKKGTPRNDFLFEQNEKVRKKICNRLSIPNGCKVVLYAPTFRNEGNLDVYKLDYSQILEKLKRKFGGEWLCLVKLHPHLISKSIGLQENHQIKDVTKYDDIQELLSITDVLISDYSSLIFDFSITKRPCFLYVPDYLDYIKIDRQLYFDLTELPFISATSNLHLLEKLDHFDSQKYTKNLLEFLKKVGSYENGEACKYLIKRIDEVCFSK; from the coding sequence ATGGGACGAATAATGATAAAGGGAAAGGCTTCTCCAGCGCATAAGGAGAAGTTTTTTTTATGGATTAATGCGGTAATCAAAGCAATAAAAAAACATATTTCTTTAATTTTTATTTTTTCCTTTAATTGTCTGCCATTAAAAAACAATAAAATATTCATGTTTAGTTACTATGGAAGTCAATACGGCTGTAATCCTAAATATATAACAGAGCATTTACTTATGAATTGTCCAAAAAATAAATATGATATCGTTTGGGCATTCAATGACCCAGATTCTAAAAACGAGAGAACAAACATTAGAAAAGTAAAAACGATGTCACTTAGATATTTTTATGAGCTCTGTACCTCAAAGGTCATCATTACAAATTTTAGAACGACTGAACTATTTAAAAAAAGAAAAGATCAATTTTATATCCAAACGTGGCATAGCTCATTAAGGTTAAAACAAATTGAAAAAGATGCTGAAAAGGCTTTGCCAAAGGATTACTTGAAGATGGCCAGGGAAGATTCAAAAAAAATTGATCTCATAATTTCTGGCTGCAAATATAGTACCCGTATTTTCAAAAAATCATTTTGGTATAATGGTGAAATTTTAAAAAAGGGAACCCCAAGAAATGATTTCTTATTCGAACAAAATGAAAAAGTGAGAAAAAAAATATGTAATAGATTGAGCATTCCTAATGGCTGTAAGGTTGTTCTATATGCTCCTACATTTAGAAATGAAGGCAATTTGGATGTATATAAATTAGATTACTCTCAAATTCTTGAAAAATTAAAAAGGAAGTTTGGAGGTGAATGGCTCTGTCTGGTTAAATTGCATCCACATTTGATTTCTAAGTCGATCGGGTTACAAGAAAACCACCAAATTAAAGATGTAACAAAATACGATGATATTCAGGAATTATTAAGCATTACAGATGTATTAATTTCAGATTATTCATCTCTCATATTTGATTTTTCAATCACTAAACGCCCATGTTTTCTTTATGTTCCAGATTATCTTGATTATATAAAGATAGATAGACAATTATACTTTGATTTAACTGAACTTCCATTTATAAGTGCAACAAGTAACCTTCATTTATTAGAGAAATTAGACCATTTTGATTCCCAGAAGTACACAAAAAATCTGTTGGAATTTTTAAAAAAGGTAGGATCATACGAAAACGGAGAGGCATGCAAATATTTAATTAAGCGAATTGATGAAGTTTGTTTTAGTAAATAA
- a CDS encoding polysaccharide pyruvyl transferase family protein — protein MKKKILVWAYFTKNAGDDLFLKILFDRYPNVEWDLLTANRNYKNVFRDYKNVNILYTYRDINFGKRKLNLFFKINDFFNFKNYDALVNIGGSIFKQNKAWKIRLNEREYLLKTFKKFNKKVFVIGANFGPFEDGIFMEKYQEIFPDYDDICFRDTFSYNIFKHLDNIRVAPDVVFTLDIKQPAIKEKSVGLSLIDIENRDGLKEYYHDYNQKMIELIELYSKLKYKIKLFSFCEYEGDLKICQKIANTESFKKLDIEVISYCGNLDLFLEKFKSCEIIIGTRFHSIILALSFKQSVFPIVYSDKTFNVLKDLKLDNYFSFICDIEKLDLQSVIKNIKHNCIKNKEVFLQAEMQFEKLDLFIGEFNHNDKSLGKYETKVM, from the coding sequence GTGAAAAAAAAAATTCTCGTCTGGGCGTATTTTACGAAAAACGCAGGGGATGATTTATTTTTAAAAATATTGTTTGATAGATATCCGAATGTGGAATGGGATTTATTGACAGCTAATAGAAATTATAAAAATGTTTTCCGGGATTATAAAAATGTGAACATTCTCTATACATATCGAGATATTAATTTTGGGAAACGAAAGTTAAATCTTTTCTTTAAAATAAATGATTTTTTTAATTTTAAAAATTATGATGCATTAGTAAATATAGGTGGATCCATATTCAAACAAAATAAAGCCTGGAAAATAAGATTAAATGAGAGGGAATACTTATTAAAGACATTCAAGAAATTCAATAAAAAAGTATTCGTTATAGGTGCAAATTTCGGTCCATTTGAAGATGGGATATTTATGGAGAAATACCAAGAAATATTTCCAGATTATGACGATATTTGCTTTAGAGATACCTTTTCATATAATATTTTTAAGCATCTTGATAACATAAGGGTAGCACCTGATGTCGTATTTACATTGGATATAAAGCAACCTGCTATAAAAGAAAAGAGTGTAGGTTTATCTCTTATAGATATTGAAAATAGAGATGGATTGAAGGAATACTATCATGATTACAATCAGAAAATGATTGAGTTAATAGAATTATATTCAAAACTAAAATATAAAATTAAATTATTTTCATTTTGCGAATATGAAGGAGATCTAAAAATCTGCCAGAAAATAGCGAATACCGAAAGCTTTAAAAAGTTAGATATTGAAGTTATTAGTTACTGTGGGAATTTAGATTTATTTCTGGAAAAATTTAAATCCTGTGAAATAATCATAGGAACAAGGTTTCATTCCATTATATTAGCATTAAGCTTTAAACAAAGTGTGTTTCCTATCGTATATAGCGATAAAACATTTAATGTCCTCAAGGATTTGAAATTAGATAATTACTTCAGTTTTATTTGTGATATTGAAAAGCTGGATTTACAATCTGTTATTAAAAACATAAAACATAACTGCATAAAAAATAAGGAAGTCTTTTTACAAGCTGAAATGCAGTTTGAGAAACTGGATTTGTTTATAGGGGAATTTAATCATAATGATAAATCTTTAGGAAAATATGAAACTAAAGTGATGTGA
- a CDS encoding GNAT family N-acetyltransferase: MERFLIVEEPDTWNSILKDFKNIDCYYSFEYGSLFAENENGKLFAAYFEDSETKIFYPFIRREIPHVNDTIFDIVTPYGYGGPIIYGKSQVIIKFYEVFSKYCKLNKIITETIRLHPLYENYLLCKNIMDLEYIRQTTAVDLTPSLDQIRMNYTSVNKRNIKKARKHNLTCVIAEKTNENIQTFIDLYKETMDRNKASSYYYFNNSYFFEQVNDTDICRTFLLFAKMNNEIIAGVLVFVGQEYSHYHLGASKTKFLELRPNNILFDFMIEFCRSKGSKILHLGGGYKENDGLFKFKTSFTNNNNYKYFIGKKVHDTHQYQQIIEKLSEEYLMNENFFPMYRGKLRNKLILT; encoded by the coding sequence ATGGAAAGGTTTCTAATAGTCGAAGAACCGGACACTTGGAATTCCATTTTAAAAGACTTTAAAAATATAGATTGTTACTACTCTTTTGAATATGGAAGTCTTTTTGCAGAAAATGAGAATGGCAAGTTATTTGCAGCCTACTTTGAGGATAGTGAAACAAAAATATTTTACCCTTTTATAAGAAGAGAAATCCCCCATGTAAATGATACGATTTTTGATATTGTAACTCCTTACGGGTATGGAGGCCCTATAATTTATGGAAAAAGCCAGGTGATAATCAAATTTTATGAGGTATTCAGCAAATACTGTAAACTGAATAAAATCATTACAGAAACAATCAGATTACACCCGTTATATGAAAATTATCTTTTGTGTAAAAATATTATGGACTTGGAATATATCAGGCAGACAACAGCTGTAGATTTAACTCCATCATTAGACCAAATAAGAATGAATTACACATCTGTGAATAAAAGGAATATTAAAAAGGCAAGAAAACATAATCTTACGTGTGTTATTGCAGAAAAAACAAATGAAAATATTCAAACCTTTATTGATCTTTATAAAGAAACTATGGATAGGAACAAAGCCTCAAGTTATTACTATTTTAATAATAGTTATTTTTTTGAACAAGTAAATGATACTGATATATGTAGGACTTTCTTGCTTTTTGCAAAAATGAATAATGAAATTATAGCCGGTGTGTTAGTTTTTGTTGGTCAGGAATACTCTCACTACCACCTTGGTGCTTCTAAAACGAAGTTTTTGGAACTGCGCCCTAATAATATCTTATTTGATTTTATGATTGAGTTTTGTAGATCGAAGGGTTCAAAGATACTTCACTTAGGCGGGGGTTACAAGGAAAACGATGGGCTTTTTAAATTCAAAACCTCTTTTACGAATAATAATAATTACAAATATTTTATTGGGAAGAAAGTTCATGACACACATCAATACCAACAAATAATTGAAAAATTAAGTGAGGAATATCTAATGAACGAAAATTTTTTCCCTATGTACCGCGGAAAATTGCGAAATAAACTAATCCTTACATAA